DNA sequence from the Shewanella piezotolerans WP3 genome:
CATTAACTTATAGCGCCCAAGGTCAATTGATTTCAGGTATAGGGATCTTTCCTCACATAAAACTGAGTGGATATGCCCTTAACTATTCAAATACTTCTGATATGGTTGCCACTGAATCCAAAGTCTCAATACGTTTATTAAGTGGCAACAAACGAACAAGCATTAAAAGACTGCCATAGGCCGAATCTTTTATGATGAATTACCCACTTTTGTTCCATAGCTTGCTTAAGTAAGGTATAAGAGCACTATGAAAACCCCTAAACGACTCCAACCATTGGTTGATGAAGGATTAATAGACGAAGTTGTTCGTCCATTAATGAGTGGCAAAGAAGCTGATGTCTACATCGTAAGGTGTGGCGATGATGTCCGCTGCGCTAAAATCTACAAAGAAGCTGACAAACGTAGCTTTAAAAAAGCCGTCGAATACCGCGAAGGTCGTAAAGGCCGCAACAGTCGCCGCGCTCGTGCAATGGAAAAAGGCTCAAATTATGGCCGTCAAGAGCAAGAGCAGGCTTGGCAAAATGCCGAGGTTGATGCGCTGTTTCGCCTAGCTTATGCAGGTGTGCGTGTACCGAAACCATATGGCTGCTTTGATGGCGTCTTGTTGATGGAGCTGGTCACTGACGACGCTGGCTACGTCGCACCAAGACTCAATGATATTAGCCTTACTGCCGAGATGGCGACCGCACATCACTATCAAGTGATGAAAGATGTACAACGTATGCTCTGTGCAGGCCTTATTCATGGCGATCTCTCAGAGTTTAATGTACTTCTGGATGACAAAGGCCCTGTGATTATCGATCTACCTCAAGCAGTAGATGCCGCAGCCAATAATAACGCCAAGCGTATGTTACTTCGTGATGTAAACAACATGACCCAGTACTACGGTCAGTTTGCACCTTTATTATTAAAAACTAAATATGCGCAAGAGATGTGGCTAAAGTTTGAATCTGGTGAACTATCACCTGAAAGCGAGCTCACGGGCGAGTTTGTTGAAAGCGAGCATACCGCTGACATTAATGCGGTATTGGAAGAGATCCAAGCTGCATTTGAAGAGGAGCAGGAGCGTAAAGAGCGCATTAAAGATGCCGCAGAAGAGGATGAGTATTAGTACTCGTCAGTAAAGCTTCCATTCTACTCAATCAGCTATAGCCCAACATTTAATGATTGGGCTTTTTACCTTTTAAATCTGCAGTATCTTGGAAAGTACAACTCTATCAAGATGAACGGTTAGCGATTGCGATTACCTTAATCAGCCCGTAGACTCAGGTTTATATACTAAAACTCAATTCTATCCTATGCCAGTAACAGCAGATAACAACCAAGAAATTGCTCCAAATAGTCCCAAGGCCATACGTAAGGCTGTGCGCACTGCTCGCCGTAATTTGAGTTTAACGCAGCAAAAAGAAGGCTCCATTTTAGCGGCAAAAAGCGCGCTAGATAAACTCAAACAAATCCAAGCATCTAAAGTGGCGCTATATCTTACCAATGACGGCGAGCTCGACACAGCCCCTTTAATTGAAATGCTATGGCAGCATGGCATTGAAGTTTACCTACCTAGGTTGCACCCCTTTAGTGCTGGCAACTTGCTTTTTCTTCAATATGATCAAAAGACAACTCTTGAGAAAAACAGCTTAGGTATTTGGGAGCCCAAACTCGATATCACTCAAATGATCCTGCCACACCAAATGGATGTGATGATAACCCCTCTGGTTGCATTTGATGAAGTGGGTAATAGGATGGGGATGGGAGGTGGATACTACGACAGAACTTTAGCCAATTGGCAAGCAACGGGTAAACCTTTTCCAATCGGTTATGCCCATAACTGCCAAAAAGTCAGCCAGTTAGCCTGTCAACTATGGGATATTCCGCTGCCATTCATTATCACACCATCGAAAAGCTACTCATTTGGTTAGCCTACACTTGTGACGGTTACAGTGTTCTATACCTGCCAAATAATTGGTTGGCCGCCTTGTCGTGCAATTAACGTATTGATATGAGAGAAGTGCTTACAACCAAAAAACCCTCGATAAGCTGACAATGGCGATGGGTGAG
Encoded proteins:
- a CDS encoding PA4780 family RIO1-like protein kinase is translated as MKTPKRLQPLVDEGLIDEVVRPLMSGKEADVYIVRCGDDVRCAKIYKEADKRSFKKAVEYREGRKGRNSRRARAMEKGSNYGRQEQEQAWQNAEVDALFRLAYAGVRVPKPYGCFDGVLLMELVTDDAGYVAPRLNDISLTAEMATAHHYQVMKDVQRMLCAGLIHGDLSEFNVLLDDKGPVIIDLPQAVDAAANNNAKRMLLRDVNNMTQYYGQFAPLLLKTKYAQEMWLKFESGELSPESELTGEFVESEHTADINAVLEEIQAAFEEEQERKERIKDAAEEDEY
- a CDS encoding 5-formyltetrahydrofolate cyclo-ligase; its protein translation is MPVTADNNQEIAPNSPKAIRKAVRTARRNLSLTQQKEGSILAAKSALDKLKQIQASKVALYLTNDGELDTAPLIEMLWQHGIEVYLPRLHPFSAGNLLFLQYDQKTTLEKNSLGIWEPKLDITQMILPHQMDVMITPLVAFDEVGNRMGMGGGYYDRTLANWQATGKPFPIGYAHNCQKVSQLACQLWDIPLPFIITPSKSYSFG